A single region of the Pueribacillus theae genome encodes:
- a CDS encoding 5-formyltetrahydrofolate cyclo-ligase codes for MTKQEWRTFMKKKLAHMPSDTFGNLCKKIQDRLFQDCLWHEANTIGLTVSVNREIDTKKIIEEAWKLGKQTAVPKCSPDSFEMEFYLFDSFSQIERGFCNLEEPVVEKTRAIAEKDLDLLIVPGLAFDKNGYRIGYGGGFFDRYLQKYPNETISLSFECQLIPHVPRDRYDKPVNQLITEKACYKTRL; via the coding sequence ATGACGAAACAAGAATGGCGTACGTTCATGAAAAAAAAGCTTGCTCACATGCCTAGCGATACATTTGGCAATCTTTGTAAAAAAATTCAAGATAGGCTTTTTCAGGATTGTTTGTGGCATGAAGCGAACACGATTGGCTTGACAGTTTCAGTAAATAGAGAAATTGATACGAAGAAAATTATCGAAGAAGCATGGAAGCTTGGCAAACAAACCGCCGTCCCAAAATGTTCGCCTGATTCATTTGAAATGGAGTTTTATCTTTTTGATTCTTTTTCACAAATCGAAAGAGGATTCTGTAATTTAGAAGAGCCTGTTGTCGAAAAAACAAGAGCAATCGCGGAAAAAGACCTAGATTTATTGATCGTTCCCGGACTTGCTTTTGATAAAAATGGATATAGAATTGGTTATGGAGGGGGATTTTTTGATCGTTATTTGCAAAAATACCCGAACGAAACGATATCTTTATCTTTTGAATGCCAACTGATTCCACACGTACCACGCGATCGTTACGATAAACCTGTGAATCAGCTAATCACAGAAAAAGCATGTTATAAAACGAGACTTTAA
- the rpmG gene encoding 50S ribosomal protein L33: MRVQVTLACTETGDRNYITTKNKRNNPDRIELKKYSPRLKRHTLHRETK; encoded by the coding sequence ATGCGTGTACAAGTAACTCTTGCTTGCACTGAAACGGGTGACCGTAATTATATTACTACAAAAAACAAACGTAATAATCCGGATCGTATAGAACTTAAAAAATACAGCCCAAGGTTAAAAAGGCATACGTTGCATCGTGAAACAAAGTAA
- a CDS encoding M14 family metallopeptidase, with product MELVVQRGHTFWLYSQLFQIPLQLIVDSNKEADPMNLKIGETIKIPGFISSAYTIQPGDTFWSISSKRNIPLQQLLFINSGIEPTHLRAGTTIKLPIRITWRLIDGKKNYDYETLVRDIRMLLTVYPFIQQGSIGNSVMQKQIPEMIVGTGPKKVHVNGSFHANEWITTSILMTFLNDYLLALTNQTCIRNVPSLSLYEKTFLSIVPMVNPDGVNLVLYGPPDEEPYKSNVLKLNNGSKEFSGWKANIRGIDLNNQFPARWSIEKERKPKEPGPRDYPGQKPLSEPESIAIANLTKRRNFDRVLAFHSQGKEIYWGFEGFEPPIAETIVSEFARASGYKPVRYLDSYAGYKDWFIQEWKRSGFTIEVGMGVNPLPLLQFDEIYYDNLGILLASLYM from the coding sequence TTGGAACTCGTTGTTCAGCGCGGCCATACGTTTTGGCTTTACAGCCAGTTATTTCAAATTCCTTTACAGCTTATCGTTGACTCAAATAAAGAGGCAGATCCAATGAATCTAAAAATTGGAGAAACGATTAAAATTCCGGGTTTCATTAGCTCGGCCTATACCATTCAGCCGGGCGATACATTTTGGTCCATTTCATCAAAAAGAAATATTCCTCTGCAACAATTGCTTTTTATCAATTCCGGAATTGAACCAACTCACCTCCGGGCTGGCACAACAATTAAATTGCCTATAAGAATTACTTGGAGGCTAATTGATGGGAAAAAAAATTATGATTATGAGACACTCGTAAGAGATATTAGAATGCTGCTAACAGTCTATCCATTTATACAACAAGGATCAATCGGAAATTCAGTGATGCAAAAGCAAATTCCTGAAATGATTGTTGGAACTGGGCCGAAAAAAGTTCACGTAAACGGTTCTTTTCATGCAAATGAGTGGATAACGACGTCTATTTTGATGACTTTTTTGAACGATTATTTATTGGCATTGACGAATCAGACATGCATTCGCAATGTGCCTTCACTTTCGTTGTATGAAAAAACTTTTCTATCGATCGTGCCGATGGTGAACCCGGATGGCGTAAATCTTGTTTTATATGGCCCTCCCGATGAGGAACCTTACAAAAGCAATGTTTTGAAATTAAATAATGGAAGCAAGGAGTTCTCAGGGTGGAAGGCAAATATCAGGGGGATAGATTTAAATAACCAATTTCCAGCAAGGTGGAGTATTGAGAAAGAAAGAAAACCGAAGGAACCGGGTCCAAGAGATTATCCCGGACAAAAGCCGTTAAGTGAACCTGAATCAATTGCAATCGCTAACTTGACGAAAAGGCGCAACTTTGATCGTGTTTTGGCATTCCATTCTCAAGGAAAAGAAATTTATTGGGGATTTGAAGGATTTGAACCACCAATCGCTGAAACAATCGTTTCAGAATTCGCGAGAGCAAGTGGATATAAACCTGTACGTTATCTTGACAGTTACGCAGGATATAAGGATTGGTTTATCCAAGAATGGAAGAGGTCAGGGTTTACAATTGAGGTCGGGATGGGTGTGAATCCCTTGCCATTGTTACAATTTGATGAAATATACTATGATAATTTAGGCATTTTACTTGCTAGCCTGTATATGTAA
- a CDS encoding YqgQ family protein — MNTFYDIQQLLKRFGIFIYTGNRLADLELMEEEIHELYRMKMIEAQDYKIALLILRKEYRFEREKKDRTI; from the coding sequence TTGAATACATTTTATGATATCCAGCAATTATTAAAGCGCTTTGGAATATTTATTTATACAGGAAATCGTCTCGCTGATTTGGAGTTAATGGAAGAAGAAATACATGAACTGTACAGAATGAAAATGATTGAGGCTCAAGATTACAAAATCGCATTGCTCATTTTAAGAAAAGAATATAGATTTGAAAGAGAGAAAAAAGACAGGACTATTTAA
- a CDS encoding ThiF family adenylyltransferase, with the protein MFERYSRQMLFAPIGSTGQEKLKKSKVLIVGMGALGTAAANHLVRSGVGFLRFVDRDYVELSNLQRQMLFDEDDVRESLPKAVAAERKLRKINSSISIEGIVADVTAANIEEFLVGIDLIVDGTDNFSTRFLLNDAAFKNNIPYVYGGVVSSRGMSALFIPEKTPCLRCFITEGDGSGETCDTVGVISPIVDIVSSYEVTEALKYLAEDHHKLRNGLISIDVWQNRTHVIPFGEAKQNCPTCQRKEYPALKIDHEEIATSLCGRETVQIKAKQSFLLNEWSNRLKPIADVKETPFLLRVQLKEGERLVLFPDGRVLVQGTEDIVRAKTLYARYIGL; encoded by the coding sequence ATGTTTGAGAGATACTCAAGACAAATGTTGTTTGCGCCAATCGGCTCAACAGGTCAAGAAAAATTAAAAAAAAGCAAGGTGCTTATCGTCGGAATGGGCGCCCTTGGCACGGCAGCCGCTAACCACCTCGTTCGTTCTGGTGTTGGTTTTCTCCGGTTCGTTGATCGGGATTATGTAGAATTGTCGAATTTACAAAGACAGATGCTTTTTGATGAAGACGATGTCAGAGAGTCTTTGCCCAAAGCTGTGGCTGCAGAAAGAAAGTTAAGAAAAATAAATAGCAGCATATCGATCGAAGGGATCGTTGCGGATGTAACCGCAGCCAATATTGAAGAATTCCTCGTTGGAATTGACTTGATCGTTGACGGGACGGATAATTTTTCGACACGATTCCTACTAAATGATGCAGCTTTTAAAAATAACATTCCTTACGTATATGGCGGGGTTGTTAGTTCCCGAGGGATGAGTGCGCTGTTTATTCCTGAAAAAACGCCTTGCCTGAGATGCTTCATTACTGAAGGCGATGGAAGCGGAGAAACGTGTGATACCGTTGGAGTTATTTCACCAATCGTCGACATTGTTTCTTCATATGAAGTCACTGAAGCGCTTAAATATTTAGCGGAAGATCATCATAAACTAAGAAATGGGTTAATCTCAATAGACGTTTGGCAAAACCGGACACATGTGATTCCCTTCGGTGAAGCAAAGCAAAATTGTCCTACATGCCAAAGAAAAGAATATCCCGCCTTAAAAATTGATCATGAAGAAATTGCCACGTCACTTTGCGGCCGTGAAACGGTTCAGATAAAGGCAAAGCAGTCATTCTTATTAAATGAGTGGTCAAATCGGCTTAAACCAATTGCAGATGTGAAAGAGACCCCGTTTTTACTGCGGGTTCAGCTCAAAGAAGGAGAGCGTCTCGTATTATTCCCTGATGGGCGTGTTCTTGTCCAAGGGACAGAAGATATCGTGAGAGCAAAAACGCTTTATGCCCGATATATTGGATTGTAG
- the thiS gene encoding sulfur carrier protein ThiS → MAVLRINGEEEHFDHVKTLLDVVAHYKLENNLVVAEVDGKVIDRERWSETGIEDGMSIELVHFVGGG, encoded by the coding sequence ATGGCGGTGCTAAGAATTAATGGGGAAGAAGAGCATTTCGATCATGTGAAAACTCTTTTAGATGTCGTAGCGCACTATAAGCTTGAAAATAATCTTGTCGTTGCTGAAGTTGATGGAAAGGTGATTGATCGAGAAAGATGGAGCGAGACGGGCATTGAAGATGGAATGTCAATTGAACTAGTACATTTTGTTGGAGGAGGGTAA
- a CDS encoding LTA synthase family protein: MKKTLANYSMFFTATILLWIKTYFVIRFYFNIPLENKMQQFILVISPLSTVLLFLGFSLFFSQRLRNRMILLISFIGSFILYANIVYYRFFNDFITIPLLFQTSNMGDLGSSVFELMNFTDVVFFIDVIILAVLMKFLQVKPVHTTKKQIASIFAAALALFAINLGLAETERPQLLTRTFDREMLIKNIGVYNYHIYDIIMQSRAKAQRALADGSEIVDIENYVKANRAQPNEKMTGIAKRKNVFVISFESLQDFVINNTVDGEAITPFLNSLIKESYYFPNFYHQTGQGKTSDSEFLLENSLYPLPSGAVFFTHSQNAYHGTPNQLKESGYYSAVFHANNKSFWNRDVMYDSLGYDHFYDVDSYSVTEENSIGWGLKDGPFFEQSIEYLKHMPKPFYSKFITLTNHFPFTLEEEDQIIPPWTSSSGTLNRYFTTVRYTDEAVKNFFERLKEEGLYEDSIFILYGDHYGISENHNKAMSQYLGREITPFESAQLQKVPLIIHIPGQKGKVIETVGGQIDLKPTIFNLLGIDLKDDIYFGNDLFSKEHSNAAVFRDGSFITKDFVYTKDLCYEKATGMETDIEKCEPYKEKTEQELHYSDRIIYGDLLRFFDKNNGTDVKVKK, translated from the coding sequence ATGAAGAAGACGTTAGCTAACTATTCGATGTTCTTCACAGCTACGATTTTATTATGGATAAAAACGTATTTCGTTATTCGATTTTATTTTAATATCCCTTTAGAAAATAAAATGCAGCAATTTATTTTAGTTATTAGTCCATTAAGCACAGTGCTGCTGTTTTTAGGCTTTAGTTTATTTTTTTCTCAAAGACTGCGAAATCGGATGATTTTGCTTATAAGTTTCATAGGTTCTTTCATTCTGTATGCCAATATTGTGTACTATCGTTTTTTTAATGATTTTATTACAATTCCCCTCCTTTTCCAAACGAGCAATATGGGAGATTTAGGGAGCAGCGTCTTTGAATTAATGAATTTTACAGATGTTGTGTTTTTCATCGATGTCATTATTCTTGCTGTATTAATGAAATTCTTACAAGTCAAACCTGTGCATACGACAAAGAAACAAATTGCGTCCATATTTGCCGCAGCGTTGGCGCTATTCGCGATTAATCTTGGACTAGCTGAAACAGAGCGTCCGCAATTATTGACAAGGACGTTCGATAGAGAGATGCTCATCAAGAATATCGGAGTGTATAACTATCACATTTACGATATCATTATGCAGTCCCGGGCGAAGGCGCAGAGAGCGCTGGCGGATGGAAGCGAAATCGTAGATATTGAAAACTATGTAAAAGCCAATCGCGCACAACCAAATGAAAAGATGACCGGGATTGCCAAAAGGAAAAATGTGTTTGTTATTTCTTTTGAGTCATTGCAAGATTTTGTCATTAACAATACGGTTGACGGAGAAGCCATCACACCTTTCTTAAATTCTCTTATAAAAGAAAGTTATTATTTCCCAAACTTTTACCATCAAACCGGCCAGGGAAAAACATCGGATTCAGAGTTTCTGCTTGAGAATTCACTGTATCCATTGCCAAGTGGGGCGGTCTTTTTCACCCATTCACAAAATGCCTATCACGGAACACCTAACCAACTAAAAGAAAGTGGCTATTATTCTGCAGTTTTCCATGCAAACAATAAAAGCTTCTGGAACAGGGATGTTATGTATGATTCATTAGGCTATGACCACTTTTATGATGTAGATAGTTATAGTGTTACTGAGGAAAATTCGATTGGGTGGGGGTTAAAGGACGGTCCGTTTTTTGAACAGAGCATAGAATACTTGAAGCATATGCCGAAACCTTTTTATTCTAAATTTATTACATTAACGAATCACTTTCCGTTTACATTAGAAGAAGAGGATCAAATCATCCCGCCATGGACATCAAGTAGCGGTACGCTCAATCGTTATTTCACAACCGTTCGATATACGGATGAAGCGGTAAAAAACTTTTTTGAAAGGTTAAAAGAAGAAGGGCTTTACGAGGATTCCATTTTTATTTTATATGGAGACCATTATGGTATTTCTGAAAACCACAATAAAGCGATGAGCCAATATTTAGGCAGGGAAATAACGCCGTTTGAAAGTGCCCAGCTGCAAAAAGTCCCATTAATCATTCACATTCCTGGGCAAAAGGGGAAAGTCATCGAAACAGTCGGCGGCCAAATTGATTTGAAGCCAACGATCTTTAATTTACTTGGCATTGATTTGAAAGACGACATCTATTTTGGCAATGATTTGTTTTCAAAAGAACATTCGAATGCTGCTGTTTTTAGAGATGGAAGTTTCATAACAAAAGACTTCGTTTATACGAAAGATCTTTGTTATGAAAAGGCGACAGGTATGGAAACAGACATAGAAAAATGTGAACCTTATAAAGAAAAGACCGAACAAGAGCTTCATTATTCCGATCGAATTATTTATGGGGATTTGCTTCGATTTTTTGATAAGAATAACGGAACGGATGTAAAGGTTAAAAAGTGA
- the thiE gene encoding thiamine phosphate synthase, translating to MKRFRLYVITGEEFHPSRTLKEVMREAMEGGADFIQLRDKKSTKKQVLEKAKMLRELTNEFDVPFIVNDHIDVALAVGADGIHLGQDDLPLVEARKLVGDKIIGISTHSIEQAREAERNGADYIGVGPIFPTKSKEDVVEPVTVSYLREVANEIKIPFVPIGGIKLHNVDEVLNAGGKSVCVISEVVGSSDVKGTCEAFIRKIKECET from the coding sequence TTGAAAAGATTCAGATTATATGTCATTACCGGAGAAGAATTCCATCCATCACGGACGCTTAAAGAAGTGATGCGTGAAGCAATGGAAGGGGGAGCCGACTTCATTCAACTAAGAGATAAAAAAAGTACAAAAAAACAAGTATTGGAAAAAGCTAAAATGCTGCGGGAGCTAACGAATGAATTTGATGTTCCTTTCATTGTAAATGATCATATTGATGTTGCATTAGCTGTTGGTGCTGACGGTATTCATCTAGGACAAGACGATCTGCCGTTAGTGGAAGCCCGTAAACTTGTAGGAGATAAAATCATAGGAATCTCTACGCATTCGATTGAGCAAGCACGGGAAGCAGAAAGAAACGGTGCCGATTATATCGGGGTTGGTCCCATTTTTCCAACGAAAAGTAAAGAAGATGTCGTTGAACCTGTTACAGTAAGTTACTTAAGGGAAGTAGCAAACGAAATTAAAATCCCATTTGTCCCTATTGGCGGCATCAAACTGCATAATGTTGATGAGGTGCTGAATGCCGGTGGCAAAAGTGTATGCGTCATTAGTGAAGTAGTCGGAAGCAGCGATGTAAAAGGTACGTGTGAAGCGTTTATACGAAAAATTAAGGAGTGTGAAACATAA
- a CDS encoding endolytic transglycosylase MltG gives MTRNGLRSFAAGLLLATAVLSYFYFQNVKADATPAASNSPTEERKQLTETDVKSFADKNDLVILSEKEFEKLNEQANQQADKNVVYQIQLDVPKGTSSQEVTSKLFDAKIITDKDEFRDYLHKNKLETAVKSGSYKLNSEMSIKEIVNIITK, from the coding sequence ATGACTCGAAACGGATTGCGAAGTTTTGCTGCAGGCCTACTACTCGCTACGGCTGTATTAAGTTACTTTTATTTTCAAAATGTCAAGGCGGACGCTACTCCTGCTGCATCAAATAGCCCAACAGAAGAGAGGAAACAATTGACTGAGACAGATGTCAAATCATTTGCTGACAAAAATGATCTCGTCATTCTATCCGAAAAAGAATTTGAAAAGTTGAATGAACAAGCCAATCAACAAGCTGATAAAAATGTCGTGTACCAAATTCAACTTGACGTTCCTAAAGGCACAAGCAGCCAAGAAGTGACAAGCAAACTTTTTGACGCGAAAATCATTACAGACAAAGATGAATTTAGAGATTATTTACATAAGAATAAACTCGAAACCGCTGTAAAATCGGGATCTTATAAGCTTAACAGTGAGATGTCGATCAAGGAAATCGTCAACATTATTACAAAATAA